From a region of the Oryza sativa Japonica Group chromosome 6, ASM3414082v1 genome:
- the LOC107281458 gene encoding auxin-responsive protein IAA22: MFRENRAASSAQLVGWPPVRTFRKNLSTPKPADADDLMNKMKPCSDEGHGSRDAAQERRPSSTMFVKVNLEGYAVGRKIDLKAHRSYDSLSQALQSMFHGFLSDGIATRDNELQRMEEGSKKRYVLVYEDNEGDRMLVGDVPWDEEALHCSGS; encoded by the exons ATGTTCAGAGAAAACCGCGCGGCTTCATCAGCTCAGCTGGTGGGATGGCCACCGGTGCGCACATTCCGCAAGAACCTGTCCACCCCAAAACCTGCAGATGCAGATGACCTGATGAACAAGATGAAGCCCTGCTCTGATGAAGGCCATGGCTCCAGAGATGCAGCCCAAGAGAGGAGGCCATCATCAACCATGTTTGTGAAGGTGAACCTGGAGGGCTACGCTGTCGGAAGGAAGATCGACCTGAAGGCGCACCGCAGCTACGACTCGCTGTCCCAGGCTCTGCAGAGCATGTTCCATGGCTTCTTGTCAG ATGGCATTGCAACTAGAGACAATGAGCTGCAGCGGATGGAGGAGGGCAGCAAGAAGAGGTATGTTCTTGTGTATGAGGATAATGAGGGAGACCGCATGCTCGTCGGCGACGTCCCATGGGA TGAAGAGGCTCTACATTGCTCAGGATCCTAG
- the LOC9272078 gene encoding phosphatidylinositol-3-phosphatase SAC1, whose amino-acid sequence MAPAQLDPPAMSAQSKQLKKESAGKPRPCFNCGKHGHFAGKCPKLKRIGPRHKGVIDCASRTITLTNDKGEKITFRSPGGCPLPAGDGYYLIFVTKRRQIGCICGHPIYCIDESQMITIPHSSVQTDVATSKNELRYKKLLASVDLTKDFFYSYTYPIMQSLQQNVTSAGMKEMPYENLFVWNTFLTQPIRSRCRNTPWTVALVHGHFKQVKLSIFGRELNVVLISRRSRHFAGTRYLKRGVNDHGKVANDVETEQIVFEEEAGSWKGRMSAVVQMRGSIPLFWWQEAGRLSPKPDIIVQRYDPTYEATKLHFDDVAQRYGHPIIILNLTKIFEKRPREMMLRREYFNAVGYLNQNVPEEKKLRFIHWDFHKFAKSKSANVLGVLGGGASEALDLTGFYYNGKPKVQKKRSTQLTDDISHISFHRDGSIDTRASSGDLPRLSSNADSLGPTASQDIRKDDSKQELLGDGPCYQTGVLRTNCMDCLDRTNVAQYAYGLAALGRQLHAMGATNVSKIHPDSSIASALMDLYQSMGDALVGSNHKN is encoded by the exons ATGGCACCAGCTCAGTTAGATCCGCCAGCTATGTCAGCTCAGTCAAAACAGCTCAAGAAGGAGTCTGCAGGAAAGCCAAgaccctgcttcaactgtggcaagcACGGCCACTTTGCTGGCAAGTGTCCGAAGCTGAAGCGCATTGGACCTAG ACATAAGGGAGTGATCGACTGCGCAAGTCGCACCATCACCCTAACCAACGACAAAGGAGAGAAGATCACCTTCCGTTCTCCG gggggctgcccgttgcctgctggggacgggtaTTATCTGATTTTTGTCACCAAGCGCCGCCAAATTGGTTGCATTTGTGGGCATCCTATTTACTGTATAGATGAGAGCCAGATGATAACCATTCCACACTCATCTGTGCAGACAGATGTTGCAACCTCTAAGAATGAGCTAAG GTACAAGAAACTTCTGGCTAGTGTTGATCTCACCAAGGATTTCTTCTATAGCTACACATACCCCATTATGCAGAGCCTGCAGCAGAATGTTACTTCTGCAGGGATGAAGGAAATGccttatgaaaatttatttgtcTGGAATACTTTCCTGACACAACCGATTCGGTCAAGGTGCCGCAATACTCCCTGGACAGTAGCACTGGTCCATGGGCATTTCAAGCAG GTCAAGCTGTCAATATTTGGCAGGGAGCTAAATGTTGTTCTCATTTCTAGAAGATCACGGCATTTTGCAGGGACACG GTATTTGAAAAGAGGCGTGAATGACCATGGAAAAGTTGCTAACGATGTTGAAACTGAGCAAATAGTCTTTGAGGAGGAAGCTGGTTCCTGGAAGGGAAGAATGAGTGCAGTAGTACAGATGCGGGGATCGATCCCTCTCTTTTGGTGGCAGGAGGCTGGCCGACTTAGTCCTAAGCCTGATATTATTG TGCAGAGATATGATCCTACATATGAAGCAACTAAGTTACATTTTGATGATGTCGCTCAGCGCTATGGGCATCCTATCATAATACTTAATTTAACAAAG ATTTTTGAGAAAAGGCCCCGAGAGATGATGCTCAGGCGTGAATATTTTAACGCAGTTGGATATCTTAATCAAAATGTCCCAGAGGAGAAGAAATTGAGATTCATCCACTGGGATTTCCATAAATTTGCAAAAAG TAAGTCTGCAAATGTTCTGGGTGTTTTAGGAGGAGGTGCTAGTGAAGCACTGGATCTCACTGGATTTTACTACAATGGAAAGCCAAAAGTTCAAAAGAAAAGGTCAACACAGCTTA CTGACGATATTTCCCATATTTCTTTTCACAGGGATGGTTCCATTGATACAAGAGCTAGTTCTGGAGACCTTCCAAGGCTTTCGAGTAATGCAGATTCACTTGGTCCCACTGCTTCTCAAGATATAAGAAAAGATGACAGCAAACAAGAACTTCTTGGTGATGGTCCTTGTTATCAAACTGGAGTTCTTCGTACGAATTGCATGGATTGCCTGGATCGTACAAACGTTGCTCAGTATGCTTACGGCCTTGCTGCTTTGGGAAGGCAGCTTCATGCAATGGGAGCGACTAATGTTTCAAAAATCCACCCAGATAGCAGCATTGCTTCAGCTTTAATGGATTTGTACCAGAGCATGGGTGAtgcacttgtaggatcgaatcacaagaactaa
- the LOC136356996 gene encoding uncharacterized protein codes for MVKTGNDPRDSNDARGSEEQTDGAHISGASDSSSSPSPENPTVTQIMTMMMQQMQQHHHQMLQQAQQNQQLGPSHLSKLLDFLRIQPPTFSSTTNPMEANDWLRAIEKKLNLLQCSDQEKVAFATHQLQGPASAWWDNCVVTRPAATEVTWAEFCQSFRKAQIPEGIMAQKKREFRTLQQGTMSVTEYMHEFNRLARYAPEDVRTDAEKQEKFLFGLGDELTNQLISGVYEDFEKLVDKAIRQEEQRNKIDRKRKAAQISFPQGNNQKPRFMTG; via the coding sequence ATGGTGAAGACAGGGAATGATCCCCGTGACTCCAATGACGCCAGGGGCAGCGAAGAGCAGACCGATGGAGCTCATATCAGTGGTGCATCTGACAGCAGTTCATCTCCatcgcccgagaacccaacggTCACTCAGAtaatgacaatgatgatgcaacagatgcaacaACATCACCATCAGATGTTGCAGCAGGCGCAGCAGAACCAGCAGTTGGGTCCATCACACCtgtccaaactgttagactttcttcgtatccagccacccactttctcaagtaccaccaacccaatggaggccaacgactggctccgtgctattgagaagaagctgaaccttCTGCAATGCAGCGAccaagagaaggttgcttttgctacacaccagctgcaaggtcccgcttctgccTGGTGGGATAACTGCGTGGTAACCCGTCCAGCTGCAACGGAGGTTACTTGGGCAGAGTTTTGTcaaagcttcaggaaggcacagatTCCTGAGGGGATTATGgcacaaaagaaaagagagttcCGCACGCTCCAGCAAGGAACCATGTCAGTTACAGAGTAcatgcatgagttcaaccgccttgcgcgctacgctcctgaggacgtgcgcaccgatgccgagaagcaggagaagtttttgtttggtcttggtgatgaattgaccaaccagcTGATCTCCGGAgtctatgaggactttgagaagcttgtggacaaggctatccgtcaggaAGAGCAGCGCAACAAAATAGACCGAAAAAGAAAGGCAGCTCAGATCAGCTTTCCTCAGGGGAACAATCAGAAGCCTCGCTTCATGACGGGATAG